A DNA window from Actinomadura coerulea contains the following coding sequences:
- a CDS encoding class II fumarate hydratase: MSSEQEFRVEHDSMGEVRVPAAAKWRAQTQRAVENFPISGRTLEAAHIAALGQIKAAAAVVNAELGVLDEDIAGAVAEAAREVAGGRWDDQFPIDVFQTGSGTSSNMNANEVVATLAQERLGRPVHPNDHVNASQSSNDVFPSSIHIAATGAVVNELIPALRHLEAALARKAGEFATVVKSGRTHLMDATPVTLGQEFGGYAAQVGHGVERLEAVLPRLAELPLGGTAVGTGINTPEGFAARVIAEIARVTGLPLTEARDHFEAQGARDGLVEASGALRTVAVSLTKIANDLRWMGSGPRAGLAEIRLPDLQPGSSIMPGKVNPVIPEAVAQVAAQVIGNDAAVAFGGASGSFELNVMLPMLARNVLESITLLANASRLLADRCVDGVEADEERMREYAESSPSIVTPLNRYLGYEEAAKVAKQALRERRTIREVVLERGHVEAGRLTVEQLDEALDVLRMTGAARR; the protein is encoded by the coding sequence ATGAGCAGCGAGCAGGAGTTCCGGGTCGAGCACGACTCGATGGGCGAGGTCCGGGTGCCGGCCGCGGCCAAGTGGCGGGCCCAGACGCAGCGCGCGGTGGAGAACTTCCCGATCTCGGGACGGACGCTGGAGGCCGCGCACATCGCCGCGCTCGGCCAGATCAAGGCCGCCGCGGCGGTCGTCAACGCCGAGCTGGGGGTCCTCGACGAGGACATCGCCGGCGCCGTCGCCGAGGCCGCCCGCGAGGTCGCCGGCGGGCGGTGGGACGACCAGTTCCCGATCGACGTGTTCCAGACCGGGTCGGGGACGTCGTCCAACATGAACGCCAATGAGGTCGTGGCGACGCTGGCGCAGGAGCGGCTCGGCCGCCCCGTCCACCCCAACGACCACGTGAACGCCTCCCAGTCGTCCAACGACGTGTTCCCGTCGTCCATCCACATCGCGGCCACGGGGGCCGTCGTGAACGAGCTGATCCCCGCGCTGCGGCATCTGGAGGCGGCGCTCGCCCGCAAGGCCGGGGAGTTCGCGACCGTCGTCAAGTCCGGCCGCACCCACCTGATGGACGCGACGCCGGTGACGCTCGGGCAGGAGTTCGGCGGGTACGCCGCTCAGGTGGGGCACGGCGTGGAGCGGCTGGAGGCCGTCCTGCCGCGGCTGGCGGAGCTCCCCCTCGGGGGGACGGCCGTCGGCACCGGCATCAACACCCCCGAGGGCTTCGCCGCCCGCGTCATCGCCGAGATCGCGCGGGTCACCGGGCTGCCGCTCACCGAGGCCCGCGACCACTTCGAGGCGCAGGGCGCGCGGGACGGCCTCGTGGAGGCCAGCGGCGCGCTGCGCACGGTCGCGGTGAGCCTCACCAAGATCGCCAACGATCTGCGCTGGATGGGGTCGGGGCCGCGCGCCGGGCTCGCCGAGATCCGGCTGCCCGACCTGCAGCCGGGTTCGTCGATCATGCCCGGGAAGGTGAACCCGGTGATCCCCGAGGCGGTGGCGCAGGTCGCCGCGCAGGTCATCGGCAACGACGCGGCGGTCGCGTTCGGCGGCGCCTCCGGCAGCTTCGAGCTGAACGTGATGCTGCCGATGCTGGCCCGCAACGTGCTGGAGTCGATCACCCTGCTGGCGAACGCGTCCCGGCTGCTGGCCGACCGCTGCGTGGACGGCGTCGAGGCCGACGAGGAGCGGATGCGCGAGTACGCCGAGTCCTCACCGTCGATCGTGACGCCGCTGAACCGCTACCTCGGGTACGAGGAGGCCGCGAAGGTCGCCAAGCAGGCGCTGCGGGAGCGCCGGACGATCCGCGAGGTCGTGCTGGAGCGCGGCCACGTCGAGGCGGGGAGGCTGACCGTCGAGCAGCTGGACGAGGCGCTGGACGTGCTGCGGATGACCGGGGCGGCCCGCCGCTGA
- a CDS encoding serine/threonine-protein kinase: protein MSQSERLVLATRYRLVSEIGQGANGTVWRGHDELLDRAVAIKELRLPDNLAEDDRVLFYRRTLREARAPAQLRTHSIVEVYDVVIEQGRPWIVMEMIEAPSLEQLIERSGPLPPERVAHIGRALLDALNTAHKAGIVHRDLKPSNVLLDGDRVVLTDFGLAFSSGSASLTKTGHFMGSPAYVAPEVAAGEKATPRSDLWSLGATLYAALEGRPPFERENVMATLSALANESTPAPQNAGALAPVITGLLEKNPTRRLSHARAVDRLERAMAGPRSGRRAPTPRYRVMVVIGLIGATVASCGIGATALIVGMMRESPGPSPTAGASTPARTTRAAAPPGAATSTLVVRARTDSCKIFVSVPGAAMTVLSDETLTMGEARRYDQPRINAVVYDASACDVWVNGLQKPPGKPGERQNYTLNKE, encoded by the coding sequence ATGTCACAGTCAGAGCGCCTCGTGCTAGCGACGCGCTACCGGCTGGTCTCGGAGATAGGTCAGGGCGCCAACGGCACCGTGTGGAGGGGGCACGACGAGCTCCTCGACCGCGCTGTCGCCATCAAGGAACTGCGGCTCCCCGACAACCTCGCCGAGGACGACCGGGTGCTCTTCTACCGCCGTACCCTCCGGGAGGCGCGCGCGCCCGCGCAGCTGCGCACGCACTCCATCGTCGAGGTCTACGACGTGGTCATCGAGCAGGGCCGCCCCTGGATCGTGATGGAGATGATCGAGGCGCCCAGCCTCGAGCAGCTCATCGAGCGCTCGGGCCCGCTGCCGCCCGAGCGCGTCGCGCACATCGGCCGCGCCCTCCTGGACGCCCTCAACACCGCGCACAAGGCCGGGATCGTGCACCGCGACCTGAAGCCGAGCAACGTGCTGCTGGACGGCGACCGCGTCGTCCTCACCGACTTCGGGCTCGCGTTCTCCTCGGGTTCGGCGAGCCTCACCAAGACCGGCCACTTCATGGGGTCGCCCGCGTACGTGGCTCCCGAGGTCGCCGCCGGGGAGAAGGCCACCCCGCGGTCCGACCTGTGGTCGCTCGGCGCGACGCTGTACGCGGCGCTGGAGGGCCGCCCGCCGTTCGAGCGCGAGAACGTCATGGCGACGCTGTCGGCGCTGGCCAACGAGTCGACCCCCGCCCCGCAGAACGCCGGCGCGCTCGCGCCCGTCATCACCGGGCTGCTGGAGAAGAACCCGACCCGGCGGCTCAGCCACGCCCGCGCGGTCGACCGGCTCGAACGGGCCATGGCGGGCCCGCGCTCGGGACGCCGCGCCCCGACCCCCCGCTACCGGGTGATGGTCGTGATCGGGCTCATCGGCGCGACCGTCGCCTCCTGCGGGATCGGCGCGACCGCCCTCATCGTCGGGATGATGCGGGAGAGTCCCGGCCCCTCCCCCACCGCCGGCGCGTCCACTCCGGCGCGCACCACCCGGGCCGCCGCGCCGCCCGGCGCCGCCACCAGCACGCTGGTCGTCCGGGCCCGCACCGACTCCTGCAAGATCTTCGTCTCGGTCCCGGGGGCCGCGATGACCGTGCTCAGCGACGAGACGCTGACCATGGGCGAGGCGCGCCGGTACGACCAGCCGCGCATCAACGCGGTCGTCTACGACGCGTCCGCGTGCGACGTCTGGGTGAACGGGCTCCAGAAGCCGCCGGGCAAGCCGGGCGAGCGGCAGAACTACACGCTGAACAAGGAGTGA
- a CDS encoding fumarate hydratase — MPEFSYTDLLPLGPDETDYRLLTSDGVSTFEANGRTFLQVEPEALRLLTETAMRDIAHLLRPAHLAQLRRILDDPEASPNDRFVALDLLKNAGIASGGVLPMCQDTGTAIVMGKRGQHVLTDGDDERHISRGVYDAYTKLNLRYSQMAPVTMWDEKNTGSNLPAQIELYAAPGDAYKFLFMAKGGGSANKSYLYQETKAVLNPKRMMSFLEEKIRSLGTAACPPYHLAIVVGGTSAEYALKTAKYASAHYLDAMPTEGSPLGHGFRDLELELQVFELTQKLGIGAQFGGKYFCHDVRVIRLPRHGASCPVAIAVSCSADRQALAKITAEGVFLERLETDPAQYLPDTTDEHLDDDVVAIDLNRPMDEIRAELTRYPVRTRLSLTGPLVVARDIAHAKIKERLDAGEPMPRYLRDHAVYYAGPAKTPEGYASGSFGPTTAGRMDSYVEQFQAAGGSLVMLAKGNRSKQVTDACEEHGGFYLGSIGGPAARLAQDCIKKVEVLEYPELGMEAVWKIEVEDFPAFIVVDDKGEDFFADTTGPVLSIGRR; from the coding sequence ATGCCTGAGTTCTCCTACACCGACCTGCTTCCGCTCGGCCCGGACGAGACCGACTACCGGCTCCTGACCTCCGACGGGGTCTCGACGTTCGAAGCGAACGGGCGAACGTTCCTGCAGGTCGAGCCGGAGGCCCTGCGGCTGCTCACCGAGACCGCCATGCGCGACATCGCCCACCTGCTGCGTCCGGCGCACCTCGCGCAGCTCCGCCGGATCCTGGACGACCCCGAGGCGTCCCCGAACGACCGGTTCGTCGCGCTGGACCTGCTGAAGAACGCGGGCATCGCGTCCGGCGGCGTCCTGCCGATGTGCCAGGACACGGGCACCGCGATCGTCATGGGCAAGCGCGGCCAGCACGTCCTGACCGACGGCGACGACGAGAGGCACATCTCGCGCGGGGTGTACGACGCCTACACGAAGCTGAACCTGCGCTACTCGCAGATGGCGCCGGTGACGATGTGGGACGAGAAGAACACCGGCTCGAACCTGCCCGCGCAGATCGAGCTGTACGCGGCGCCCGGCGACGCCTACAAGTTCCTGTTCATGGCCAAGGGCGGCGGCAGCGCCAACAAGTCGTACCTCTACCAGGAGACCAAGGCCGTCCTGAACCCCAAGCGGATGATGTCCTTCCTCGAGGAGAAGATCCGCTCGCTGGGCACGGCCGCGTGCCCGCCGTACCACCTGGCGATCGTCGTGGGCGGCACGTCCGCCGAGTACGCGCTGAAGACCGCCAAGTACGCCTCGGCCCACTACCTGGACGCGATGCCCACCGAGGGCTCGCCCCTCGGGCACGGGTTCCGCGACCTGGAGCTGGAGCTCCAGGTGTTCGAGCTGACGCAGAAGCTCGGGATCGGGGCGCAGTTCGGCGGCAAGTACTTCTGCCACGACGTGCGGGTGATCCGGCTGCCGCGGCACGGCGCGTCCTGCCCGGTCGCGATCGCCGTCTCGTGCAGCGCCGACCGGCAGGCCCTCGCCAAGATCACCGCGGAGGGCGTGTTCCTGGAGCGGCTGGAGACCGACCCCGCCCAGTACCTGCCCGACACCACCGACGAGCACCTGGACGACGACGTCGTCGCGATCGACCTGAACCGCCCGATGGACGAGATCCGCGCCGAGCTGACCCGGTACCCGGTCAGGACGCGGCTGTCGCTGACGGGCCCGCTCGTCGTGGCGCGCGACATCGCGCACGCCAAGATCAAGGAGCGGCTGGACGCGGGCGAGCCGATGCCGCGGTACCTGCGCGACCACGCCGTCTACTACGCGGGCCCGGCGAAGACGCCCGAGGGCTACGCGTCGGGCTCGTTCGGCCCGACCACGGCCGGCCGGATGGACTCCTACGTCGAGCAGTTCCAGGCCGCGGGCGGCTCCCTGGTCATGCTGGCCAAGGGCAACCGGTCCAAGCAGGTCACCGACGCCTGCGAGGAGCACGGCGGCTTCTACCTCGGCTCGATCGGCGGCCCGGCGGCGCGCCTCGCGCAGGACTGCATCAAGAAGGTCGAGGTCCTGGAGTACCCGGAGCTCGGCATGGAGGCCGTCTGGAAGATCGAGGTCGAGGACTTCCCGGCCTTCATCGTCGTGGACGACAAGGGCGAGGACTTCTTCGCCGACACCACCGGGCCCGTCCTGAGCATCGGCAGGCGCTGA
- a CDS encoding EamA family transporter: MNTSQRRGMAGAAAAMSLVGTLTAVSATISGYPVFGGQAVRYAAAALVLLAVARLAGGPARRPSARDWLLLTALAGTGLVAFNVCIVLATRDTSPATIGTVIATVPIVLAVVGPLLDGRRPAPAIIAAACVVAAGAALANGLGSGSARGLLLSLGALAGEVGFSLLAVPLLPRLGPLRVSAYSAALAVPMLLAAGLVADGTALLRVPTAGELAGFTYLSIIVTTIAFLLWYDAIGRLGADRAGLCAGLIPISAVVTTVALGIDRPEPADLAGAALVAAGVVVGLRARVAPREPAPAEPVTCEAAPIGIARGSA, encoded by the coding sequence ATGAACACCTCCCAAAGGCGCGGCATGGCGGGGGCCGCGGCCGCGATGTCCCTCGTCGGCACGCTGACCGCCGTCTCGGCGACCATCTCCGGCTATCCCGTCTTCGGCGGCCAGGCGGTCCGGTACGCCGCGGCCGCGCTGGTCCTGCTGGCCGTGGCGCGCCTCGCCGGAGGGCCCGCGCGCCGCCCCTCGGCGCGGGACTGGCTGCTGCTGACGGCGCTCGCGGGGACGGGGCTGGTCGCGTTCAACGTCTGCATCGTGCTGGCCACCCGGGACACGAGCCCGGCCACCATCGGCACGGTGATCGCGACGGTCCCGATCGTGCTCGCGGTCGTCGGGCCGCTGCTGGACGGCCGGCGCCCCGCCCCGGCGATCATCGCGGCGGCCTGCGTGGTGGCGGCGGGGGCGGCGCTCGCGAACGGCCTCGGCAGCGGCAGCGCCCGCGGGCTGCTGCTCTCGCTCGGCGCCCTCGCCGGGGAGGTGGGCTTCTCGCTGCTGGCCGTGCCGCTGCTGCCGCGCCTCGGGCCCCTGCGGGTCTCGGCCTACTCCGCCGCGCTGGCCGTCCCGATGCTGCTGGCGGCCGGCCTCGTCGCGGACGGGACGGCGCTGCTGCGCGTCCCGACGGCCGGCGAGCTGGCCGGCTTCACCTACCTGTCGATCATCGTCACCACGATCGCGTTCCTGCTCTGGTACGACGCCATCGGGCGGCTCGGGGCCGACCGCGCCGGGCTGTGCGCGGGCCTGATCCCGATCAGCGCGGTGGTGACGACCGTCGCGCTCGGCATCGACCGGCCCGAACCGGCCGATCTGGCGGGCGCGGCCCTGGTCGCCGCGGGCGTCGTGGTGGGCCTGCGCGCCCGGGTCGCCCCCCGTGAGCCCGCGCCCGCCGAGCCCGTAACCTGTGAGGCGGCCCCCATCGGAATCGCGCGAGGATCTGCCTGA
- a CDS encoding PLP-dependent aminotransferase family protein, giving the protein MTDLHLSLDRSAGRLAAQIAAGFRAAVRSGRLTAGTRLPSSRDLARDLDVSRGVVVTAYEQLTAEGFLIARRGDGTRIAPLARPDEGAGPPPRPPARPAEPRAEPAVLYDLSPGQPDLSAFPRERWIAAARAALRTLPHDALAYPDPAGVPDLRAELASYLGRVRAAHADPGRIAIMNGVAQGLSGLLGQLRADGHTALAVEDPTSVRQLPMLAAAGVRTVRVPVDEEGLDVAALARTQARAVLVTPAHQYPTGVVLSPARRAALIAWARDADGVILEDDYDAEFRYDRDPVGCLQGVDPDRVVLLGSVSKSLAPALRLGWALAPPFLAEGLREHRTHTDLGAPVLEQYALTEFLRGGGYDRHLRTMRRRYRARRDALAGALAENLPGARVHGVSAGIHLYVELPGGCDEDEVVERAARAGVSVAGARAMWSPRRAEDAPPALVLGYAALPEPRLVKAAQLLGQAVAHGGGG; this is encoded by the coding sequence GTGACCGACCTTCATCTTTCTCTCGACCGGTCCGCCGGGCGGCTGGCCGCGCAGATCGCCGCGGGCTTCCGCGCGGCGGTGCGCTCCGGCCGGCTGACCGCCGGGACCCGGCTGCCGTCGAGCCGTGATCTGGCCCGTGACCTGGACGTCTCCCGCGGTGTCGTCGTCACCGCCTACGAGCAGCTCACCGCCGAGGGCTTCCTGATCGCCCGGCGCGGCGACGGCACCCGCATCGCGCCGCTGGCCCGCCCCGACGAGGGGGCCGGCCCGCCTCCCCGGCCGCCGGCGCGGCCGGCCGAGCCCCGGGCGGAACCGGCGGTCCTGTACGACCTGTCGCCGGGGCAGCCCGACCTTTCGGCGTTCCCCCGCGAGCGCTGGATCGCCGCCGCCCGCGCCGCGCTGCGCACCCTGCCGCACGACGCGCTCGCCTACCCCGACCCGGCCGGCGTCCCGGACCTGCGGGCCGAGCTCGCCTCCTACCTCGGGCGGGTCCGCGCCGCGCACGCCGACCCCGGCCGGATCGCGATCATGAACGGGGTGGCGCAGGGCCTGTCGGGCCTGCTCGGCCAGCTGCGCGCCGACGGCCACACCGCGCTCGCCGTCGAGGACCCCACCAGCGTCCGGCAGCTGCCGATGCTGGCCGCCGCCGGGGTCCGCACCGTCCGCGTCCCCGTGGACGAGGAGGGCCTGGACGTCGCGGCGCTCGCCCGCACCCAGGCCCGCGCCGTGCTCGTCACTCCCGCGCACCAGTACCCGACCGGCGTCGTGCTGTCCCCGGCGCGGCGCGCCGCGCTGATCGCCTGGGCGCGGGACGCGGACGGCGTGATCCTGGAGGACGACTACGACGCCGAGTTCCGCTACGACCGCGACCCGGTCGGCTGCCTCCAGGGCGTCGACCCCGACCGGGTCGTCCTCCTCGGGTCGGTCAGCAAGTCGCTAGCCCCCGCCCTTCGCCTCGGCTGGGCCCTCGCGCCGCCGTTCCTCGCCGAGGGCCTGCGGGAGCACCGCACCCACACCGACCTCGGCGCGCCCGTCCTGGAGCAGTACGCGCTGACGGAGTTCCTGCGCGGCGGGGGCTACGACCGGCACCTGCGCACCATGCGGAGGCGGTACCGGGCCCGGCGGGACGCCCTCGCCGGCGCGCTCGCCGAGAACCTGCCCGGCGCCAGGGTTCACGGCGTCTCAGCGGGCATCCACCTCTATGTGGAACTGCCGGGCGGGTGCGACGAGGACGAGGTCGTGGAGCGCGCCGCGCGGGCCGGGGTGTCGGTCGCGGGCGCCCGCGCCATGTGGTCGCCGCGCCGCGCCGAGGACGCGCCCCCCGCGCTCGTCCTGGGCTACGCGGCTCTCCCCGAGCCGCGCCTGGTCAAAGCCGCGCAACTGCTGGGTCAAGCGGTTGCTCACGGTGGTGGAGGGTAA
- a CDS encoding MFS transporter has protein sequence MSEGTTARDRRARFAAYTAFAVQGLCFASLVTQVPKMQESHHLSDATLSLVLLMVPLVAGVGSVASGALFQRFGSAPVLRVSQPAVAVTIALIGLTADNDLALYVTVAAFGLFVGAVDASMNAQAIAVERRYGISLITGFYAVWSVAGILGGLWASLANRLDLSLFTGFALAAAVGVAASLATGGRLYRRAEEGDGPTAAELKAAGRSVPWRPILVVGAAMAVAYLADSAISSYGAKYLDDELSASDWVAPLGYVAYQVTMVVSRAVADLAVRRSGAVRVVRIGGLVGVLGMAGVVAAPNAAVAIAAFALAGLGLSVIAPVSFSAAGRVDPTGLGVAVARVNIFNYVGFVLGAAVVGAIAPLSADHGLRIAFIVPTALILVVFATAKGFAPNPVEGARPDAPAMERPMA, from the coding sequence ATGAGCGAGGGCACCACCGCCCGGGACCGCCGGGCCAGGTTCGCCGCGTACACGGCGTTCGCCGTCCAGGGGCTCTGCTTCGCCTCGCTGGTCACGCAGGTACCGAAGATGCAGGAGTCGCACCACCTCAGCGACGCCACCCTGTCGCTGGTGCTGCTCATGGTGCCGCTGGTCGCGGGCGTGGGGAGCGTCGCGTCCGGCGCGCTGTTCCAGCGGTTCGGCAGCGCCCCGGTGCTGCGCGTCTCCCAGCCCGCCGTCGCCGTCACGATCGCCCTCATCGGCCTCACCGCCGACAACGACCTCGCCCTCTACGTGACCGTCGCCGCCTTCGGCCTGTTCGTCGGCGCGGTGGACGCCTCGATGAACGCCCAGGCGATCGCCGTCGAGCGCCGGTACGGAATCAGCCTGATCACCGGGTTCTACGCGGTGTGGAGCGTCGCGGGGATCCTCGGCGGACTGTGGGCGTCCCTCGCCAACAGGCTCGACCTGTCGCTGTTCACCGGCTTCGCCCTCGCCGCCGCCGTCGGCGTCGCCGCCTCGCTCGCCACCGGCGGCCGCCTCTACCGGCGCGCCGAGGAGGGGGACGGCCCCACCGCCGCGGAGCTGAAGGCGGCCGGGCGCAGCGTCCCGTGGCGCCCGATCCTTGTCGTGGGCGCCGCGATGGCCGTCGCCTACCTGGCCGACTCGGCGATCTCCAGCTACGGCGCCAAGTACCTCGACGACGAACTGTCGGCGAGCGACTGGGTCGCCCCGCTCGGCTACGTCGCCTACCAGGTCACCATGGTCGTCAGCCGCGCCGTCGCCGACCTCGCCGTCCGCCGCTCGGGCGCCGTCAGGGTGGTGCGGATCGGCGGCCTGGTCGGCGTCCTCGGCATGGCGGGCGTGGTCGCCGCGCCCAACGCGGCCGTCGCGATCGCCGCGTTCGCGCTCGCCGGACTCGGCCTGAGCGTGATCGCCCCGGTGTCCTTCTCCGCCGCCGGACGCGTCGACCCGACCGGCCTCGGCGTCGCCGTCGCCCGGGTCAACATCTTCAACTATGTCGGCTTCGTCCTCGGCGCCGCCGTGGTCGGCGCCATCGCCCCGCTCAGCGCCGACCACGGCCTGCGCATCGCCTTCATCGTCCCGACGGCCCTGATCCTGGTCGTCTTCGCCACCGCGAAGGGCTTCGCCCCGAACCCGGTCGAGGGCGCCCGTCCCGACGCCCCCGCCATGGAACGCCCGATGGCCTGA
- a CDS encoding ABC transporter permease produces the protein MTAQAEAARAERAPRLRRFETAPVRGIWRHELALYKRYWKSQSFASMVEPTFFLLAFGYGFGSMVAVIGDYRYLDFVATGVVGTAALFTSVFPGMFNGYIRRVFQHTYDAMLAAPVDVHELVTGEALWIAAKSAVYSCTPLVVALFFGLDPSPGMLLVPFVTFFTALGFGLFGMWTSSVVPSINSFDYVITGVVTPLFLIAGTFFPIDALPGWAQKVSHLNPLYHCVQLVRDAVFGLHPLADLGHLGALVLFAALMWIIAVRGMRRRLIG, from the coding sequence ATGACCGCCCAGGCGGAAGCGGCGCGGGCGGAGCGGGCGCCGCGCCTGCGCCGGTTCGAGACGGCCCCGGTCCGCGGCATCTGGCGCCACGAGCTGGCCCTCTACAAGCGGTACTGGAAGTCGCAGTCGTTCGCGTCGATGGTGGAGCCGACGTTCTTCCTGCTCGCCTTCGGCTACGGGTTCGGCTCGATGGTCGCGGTGATCGGCGACTACCGGTACCTGGACTTCGTCGCGACCGGCGTCGTCGGGACCGCGGCGCTGTTCACCTCGGTGTTCCCGGGGATGTTCAACGGCTACATCAGGCGCGTGTTCCAGCACACCTACGACGCGATGCTCGCCGCCCCCGTGGACGTGCACGAGCTGGTGACGGGCGAGGCGCTGTGGATCGCGGCCAAGTCGGCGGTGTACTCGTGCACCCCGCTCGTCGTGGCGCTGTTCTTCGGCCTCGACCCGTCCCCCGGGATGCTGCTGGTGCCGTTCGTGACGTTCTTCACCGCGCTCGGCTTCGGCCTGTTCGGCATGTGGACGTCGTCGGTGGTGCCGTCGATCAACTCGTTCGACTACGTGATCACCGGCGTGGTGACGCCGCTGTTCCTGATCGCCGGGACGTTCTTCCCCATCGACGCGCTGCCCGGCTGGGCGCAGAAGGTGTCCCACCTCAACCCGCTGTACCACTGCGTGCAGCTGGTCAGGGACGCGGTGTTCGGCCTGCACCCGCTCGCCGACCTCGGCCACCTCGGCGCGCTGGTGCTGTTCGCCGCGCTGATGTGGATCATCGCCGTCCGGGGCATGCGCAGGCGCCTCATCGGCTGA
- a CDS encoding ABC transporter ATP-binding protein, whose translation MTLQRAQIAPAREGTGTAAISLRGVVKRFGGFTAVDGLDLDVPSGVCLGLLGPNGAGKSTTMKMLTAQVIADEGTIRVLGFDVPRESKRARAAMGVVPQQDNLDEELTARENLEVFAHLYRVPRKARREAVDDALAIAHLTGRQLTKVDDLSGGMRRRLLIARGLVHRPALVLLDEPTVGLDPQVRAELWGLIDGLRAGGTTVLMSTHYIEEAERLADECALMSHGRVIARGTPSALVAEYAGERVVEHYGPPDRLAEVERVARAAGLPTRRTGPSVSVLKAETIAPSVEDELGPDGVRRAANLEDVFVVLTGERVE comes from the coding sequence ATGACCTTGCAGCGTGCCCAGATCGCGCCCGCCCGCGAGGGCACCGGCACGGCGGCGATCAGCCTCCGCGGCGTCGTGAAGCGGTTCGGCGGCTTCACCGCCGTGGACGGGCTCGACCTGGACGTCCCCTCCGGCGTCTGCCTGGGGCTGCTGGGCCCGAATGGCGCCGGCAAGTCGACCACGATGAAGATGCTGACCGCGCAGGTGATCGCCGACGAGGGAACGATCCGGGTGCTCGGCTTCGACGTGCCCCGGGAGTCCAAGCGCGCGCGGGCGGCGATGGGCGTCGTCCCCCAGCAGGACAACCTCGACGAGGAGCTGACCGCGCGCGAGAACCTGGAGGTGTTCGCGCACCTGTACCGGGTGCCTCGCAAGGCGCGGCGCGAGGCGGTGGACGACGCGCTGGCGATCGCGCACCTCACCGGGCGGCAGCTGACCAAGGTGGACGACCTGTCCGGCGGCATGCGGCGGCGGCTGCTGATCGCCCGCGGCCTGGTGCACCGGCCCGCGCTCGTCCTGCTGGACGAGCCGACCGTGGGCCTCGACCCGCAGGTGCGGGCCGAGCTGTGGGGCCTGATCGACGGGCTGCGCGCCGGCGGCACGACCGTGCTGATGTCGACGCACTACATCGAGGAGGCCGAGCGCCTCGCCGACGAGTGCGCGCTGATGTCGCACGGCAGGGTCATCGCGCGGGGCACGCCGTCGGCGCTGGTCGCCGAGTACGCGGGCGAGCGGGTCGTCGAGCACTACGGGCCGCCGGACCGGCTGGCGGAGGTGGAGCGGGTGGCGCGGGCGGCCGGGCTGCCGACGCGCCGCACCGGGCCCTCGGTGTCGGTGCTGAAGGCCGAGACCATCGCGCCCTCCGTGGAGGACGAGCTCGGCCCGGACGGCGTCCGCCGGGCCGCCAACCTCGAGGACGTGTTCGTGGTGCTGACCGGGGAGCGTGTGGAATGA
- a CDS encoding DUF1707 domain-containing protein, giving the protein MDVPHRPAAEKVTNVRDLRASDADRERVAAVLGEALADGRLTIEEHSERTSRVYAARTLGELTGLTGDLSPEEAQPILVDDRPVSVFFGRTRRDGRWVVPVKLPLLALFGTVELDLREAVLQRRHIVLDSLVLGGRIRLLVPEGVRVDVTGRTILSTRDLRARPAAEGPTIEVGGTLIFGSVRARAPKPSLRSRVRNRLGRGR; this is encoded by the coding sequence GTGGACGTCCCCCATCGCCCGGCGGCCGAGAAGGTCACCAACGTGCGCGACCTGCGCGCGTCCGACGCCGACCGTGAACGCGTCGCCGCCGTCCTGGGCGAGGCCCTCGCGGACGGGCGGCTCACCATCGAGGAGCACTCCGAGCGCACCTCCCGCGTCTACGCCGCCCGTACCCTGGGCGAGCTGACCGGGCTCACCGGCGACCTCAGCCCCGAGGAGGCGCAGCCCATCCTCGTGGACGACCGCCCCGTCTCGGTGTTCTTCGGCCGCACCCGGCGGGACGGGCGCTGGGTCGTCCCGGTGAAGCTCCCGCTCCTCGCCCTGTTCGGGACGGTCGAGCTCGACCTGCGCGAGGCCGTCCTGCAGCGCCGCCACATCGTGCTCGACTCGCTGGTGCTCGGCGGCCGCATCCGGCTGCTGGTCCCCGAGGGCGTCCGCGTGGACGTCACGGGGCGCACCATCCTCAGCACCCGCGACCTGCGGGCCCGCCCCGCGGCCGAGGGCCCCACCATCGAGGTGGGAGGCACGCTGATCTTCGGTTCGGTGCGGGCGCGGGCCCCGAAGCCCTCGCTGCGCAGCCGCGTCCGCAACCGCCTCGGCCGCGGCCGGTAG